The genomic interval AGCTCGTCGATCTCCCGGTCCTCCGAATATCCCATTCTGGCTATGGACGTGCCGGTAGAGATAAGGCGGCGAAGTACCGCCTTATCTCTGACTATTTTGGCATGGTATTCGGCGTTGGCAGCGGTGGGAACGCTGTCCATGACAGCCACTATGAAGGCCTGACCTCCCAGGCTTTCGGACAATCCTCTGCGAGAGAGCTCCTCGAGAAAGGTCAGAGAGTCCACCGGACGGTCCTGATGGACCATGTCGGTCAGCACGTCGAACGCTACCTGATAGTTCTTGTCCCTGAAGTCCTCCGACGACAGTATCTCCGATATCTGAATGAGGACGTCTTTATCCATAAGACAGGATCCGATGACCGCCCTCTCTGCCTCCAGGTTCTGAGGCGGAACTCTATCGTATATGGAAGGACTCACAGAGTTACTGGGCCTCCACCTTTAGTGTCATGGAAGCATCGACTCCCTGATAGAGTTTTACGGTAAAAGGATAGCTTCCCAGAGATTTTACCGCATCGGCCATTTTGACGTTTTTCTTGTCCACCGAGATCCCGAACTGCTTCGATATTCCGTCGGCTATCTGGGCGGTGGTCACGCTGCCGAATAGACGACCTCCTTCTCCGGTCGTCACTGCCAGTATCACCTGTCTATCCTGAAGGTGTTTTCTCTGTTCCTCCGCCTCGGATCTAGCCTGCTGATCCTTTCTCTTGGACGACTCCCTCTTTTCCTCGAGCTTTTTAAGGTTCGCCCCGTCGGCCTCGACGGCCAGTTTTCGTGGAAAAAGGAAATTCCTTCCGTAACCGTCGGAGACCTCGACTATCTCGTTTTTTCTACCAAGCTTTTTAACGTCTTCCAGCAATATAACCTTCAATTCAGCTCACCTCCTGTATTTTTTTCTCAGATCGATCCAAATATCCAACAGACCGGCGACAACAGCTACCTGAGAGAGCAAGGGAATCAAAACAGCCAGTGTCACCAAGGCGTATCGCCATCCCTTTCCCACTCCTCGAAAGTCCATGTAGTCCCATCCGACTGCCATTCCCTGGATCATGAACAACATGCTGACAAGCAACCTCAAATTCAACCCGACCCTCGACAGAAGAGGGTCTTTCATCGACGATTCGAACACCAACAACAGCACGGAGAGAGCAAAGGCCCAGAATAGACTTTTGGGAAAACGCCAGCTTCCAAAAGGCGGCACCGGAGGCAAAGAGCCTCCCCCTATCCTGAGAAGTATCCTGCGGGACACGACGTAGCTGAGAAGGCAGTCCAACGCGCTGGCCATGGTTATCATAGCGGGAAACATGAGAGGAATGGCCTTCAGGGTCATCTCCATCTGTGTCTTTACCCCCTCGATGGACTCGCCCCCTCCTCCGTAGAGAGAGAACACCTTCGTCATAGTCGCCCTGAGTTGCTCCACATCGGGGTCGAAGGGGTTGACCCCGGTTATCCAGGTAAGGACGGACATGAGGATCAGTTTGCTCACCAGAGAAAGGACGATGCCGTAGAGCATTATATCGACCGCCTTGTCGAAGCGAGCGGCCAGAATTCCGAGCCCTACTCCCAGTATCCCGAATCCCAGAAAGAAGGATACCGAGGAGATAGGCCCTCCCAGTAAACCGACGATGGCGGTGGCCACGCAAAGGGCCAGAGCCGCCCTCTGAGGACGGTGTCTTAATCCCAACACGACAAGAGGGGCGGGACATAGCAAGGACAGGACGATCCCAGCCACCGGAATGAACCGAGCAGCCAGAAACAGGACCACCGCCAACCCCGTCAAGAGGGAGGATTCCACCAGGCTTTTGGTTCCGTTCATTAGCTTCTTCCTTTCCTATTCCCTTGGATAGTCCAAAACGGGACCATTATATACGACCGACGGTACCTACACAAAAAAAGGGGAAGAAGCTACGCTTCTCCCCCTTTCGAAATCTCAAGGCACTCCCGTCCCGGATTACTCGGCGCTGTAGGGAAGAAGAGCCATATAACGGGCTCTCTTGAGAGCCACTGTCAACTGGCGCTGATGGTTGGCACAGTTGCCGGTAACGCGACGAGGAACTATCTTGCCCCTCTCGCTGATGTACTTACGAAGTCTGTCGACGTCTTTGTAGTCGACCGAGTCGATCTTGTCTACACAGTAGAAACAGACCTTAGGACGGCGCTTACCACGTCTTTTGTTTCCTCCAAAAGCCATGTCCATCCTCCTTTCTCTGGTTTAAAAGGGTATATCTGCCTCGTCTTCGTCGGCTGTGGAGCCCATCTCCGATATATCCATGGGGAAATCGCCTCCGCCGAAATCGTCACGGAAACTGCGAGGCTGACCTTGGTCACCGTCATTCCGATGTCCCCCGTCATAGTCGCCCTGAGAGGATGGACGGTCATCCCTCCTCCCACCGGACGGCAGGAAGGTTATATCGTTTGCCACGACCTCGGTGACCCATCGTCTCTGTCCCGATTTATCGTCGTAGTTGCGGACCTGTATGCGCCCCTCGACCAGGACGGGACGTCCCTTGGAGAGATAACGCTCGCAGTTTTCAGCCTGAGCGCCCCATACCACGACGGGAATGAAATCCACCGATTCCTGTAGCTCGCCGTTTTTACCCTTCCAGCTGCGGTTTACCGCCACGGAGAAGGTGGCCACGGCCTGTTTACTGGCGGTGTAACGAATCTGAGGATCCTTGGCCAGATTCCCCATGAGTATAACCTTATTGAATCCACGAGCCATGCCGAAAACCTCCCTCGACTACTCCTGGTCCAGTCGGATCACCAGGTTACGAACGATAGCGGTACGCAGGCTTAAAAGCCTGGTCATCTCCTTCTGCTTGGAAGGATCCAGCTTGAAGTAGACCAGGGCGTAATATCCCTCGGTACGCTTATCGATAGGATAGGCGAGACGCCTTTTTCCCCAGATATCGACCTTATCGACGTCGCCGCCAAGTTTGGCGATGACCTCCTTGATTCCATCAAGCTCTGCGCTGTGGTCCTCGAGGTCGGCCTCGAGAAGCACCATCATTTCATATGGACGCATGAGCTACACCTCCTCCCTTTGGACGTTAGGCCCCCCCAGGGGGGCAGGGATTGCAAAAAGGAATTATACCCTAACGGCCGCTTTCAGGCAAGACGTCGTCGGACTCAACCGAGAGACGGTATATCCTCTCGCCGGGAAAAACGAGATTGAACTGATCCCTCGCCAGCCTGGCCTTGCCTTTATCGGTGCCGTAAAACTCCAGTTTTTGCCTGGACCTCTCCAGATCGTCGCTCAGTTTTCGAAGCTCATCTTCCTTGATAGAGACCGCCTGGGAGAGTTCTGCTACCCTGCGTCTCTCCCTTATCATAGCCGTGGAAAACACAGCGAAAAACAAAGCGACCATGGCCCAGAAAAGAATCCATCTGAGCCGAGGCACCTTCGACTACATCCTCTCAGGGGCCGATATGCCCAATATCCTCAGGGCGTTTGTCAGAACTATATGGGTGGCCTTGACCAGCAGGATCCTGGAGGGGCGACTCGGATTCTCATCCAACACCCTGTGAGCGTTGTAGAAAGAGTGAAAGTCTCCGGCCAGGTCATGAACGTAGTTTACGATCCTGTGGGGTGCCATCTCGATCGCGGCCTTCTCCACTTCCTCGGGGAACATGGAAAGCCGGGTGATAAGTTTCTTCTCCTCCGAGCTGGAGATCAGGGATTCGTCCAGTTCGTCCACGGAGGGCATGGCGACCCCCTTGTCACTGAGGTTTCTGGTTATGCTGGCGATCCTGGCGTTGGCGTACTGGACGTAGAACACCGGGTTGTCCGAGGACTCTCTCTTGGCTAGCTCCAGGTCGAAGTCCAGATGACTGTCGGAACGACGCATAACGAAGTAGAACCTTGTAGCATCGACTCCAACCTCGTCTATGACGTCGGAAAGGGTTACGAACTGCCCCGACCTGGTCGACATGGACACCTGCTCACCGTCCCGAAGCAGATTGACGAACTGAATCAAGGTGACTGCGAAATTATCGTCCGGCGACTTGCCCAGAGCCTCTACCGCTGCCCTCATACGAGGGACGTAGCCATGGTGATCCGCTCCCCATACGTCTATGGCCAGATCGAAACCCCGATCGAACTTGTTTTTGTGGTAGGCCACGTCGGAGGCAAAGTAGGTGGGGACTCCGTTGGAGCGGAAAAGAACCCTGTCCTTATCGTCTCCAAAATCGGTGGAACGAAACCAGATTGCCCCATCCTCCTCGTAGGAGTAGCCCCTCTTTCTGAGGGCCTCTACCGTATCCGGCACCTGATCGTTCTCGTAAAGGCTCTTCTCGGAAAACCAGCAGTTGAAGGTCACTCCGAAACGCTCCAGGTCCGCCTTGATACCGTCCAGTATGACCCTGCTGGAGAAGTCTCTGAAGAATGGAAGACTCTCCTCTAGGTCGACGGAAAGATATTCGTCTCCGTGGTCGTCCATGACCTGACGAGCCAGATCATATATGTAGTCCCCTTTATACCCGTCCTCCGGGAAGGGAGCCTTATCGGCCTGACCCAACAGCTCGAAGTACCTGGATTGGGTGGATTTCCCCAGATTGGACATCTGTAGACCGGCGTCGTTGACGTAGTACTCTTTCTCGACCTTCCAGCCGGAGAAATCGAGTATATTTCCTACTATATCGCCGACTGCAGCTCCTCTTCCGTGTCCGACGTGGAGGGGGCCTGTCGGGTTGGCGCTGACGAACTCGACCTGCACCTTTCTTCCCTTTCCCAGATCACACCGTCCGTAGTCATCTCCCGACGACAGAACCGACGATATGACGTTGCCGATCCACCGATCTGCCAGAAAAAAGTTGATAAACCCCGGCCCGGCCACCTCGACGGAACGGATATGCTCGTCGTCCTTCAGTCTGTCCACCACCATGGCAGCCAAATCCCTGGGTTTTTCCCCCAGAAGTTTGCAGGCCTGCATGGCCACGTTGGTGGCCCAATCTCCTTGATCCTCCCTCTTCGGACGTTCCAGGTGAACCTCCGGCAGAAGGTCGGAGGACACCTCCTTCTGCCGAGCCATATCGGAGAGAGCCTCTCCGATGAGGTCCCTCAAGATGGTGGTAACATCTGCCATAAATCTCATACTCCTTTTTTATACCGTTTTCGGCCCGGCCCTCATCTGTAGGATATGGGCGCGGACAGATCTTTCCAACGCAACCAAGCTCCCAACATACGACCGAGAGCGACGCTGAATCCGTCGTCGTAGTCGGAAGACCAGGTTATTAGCTTTTCCTCTCCCTCCAGGACCCGGCGTTTTCTGTTGAATCGCATGGACTCGGAGAAACGAAGCTCTCCTTCCTTCCTCTCGTTCATAGGAGGAACGGAGAGAAGCCTTGAGCCCTCGGGCAACGAGACCGAGTATTTCTGCTCCACCACGAAGGGGAATTTCAGCTTCTTGGGAGGAGCGGTGGACGCTAAATCCTCCAGAGCCCCCGGAAGAAGACAGGGAAGACGCAACAGCATACCCGGACCTCCTGGAATGCCTGCTACCCGTCGCACCGGAAGGTCTATCCTGTAACCGTAATCCATGGGGCGGACCTTGGGCCTACCGTCGCCCCAGTCGGAGACTCCAGGTATCACCGTCTCAAGCGATTCCCACGTGACGTCGCCTCCGTCAGGGAAGAGCCACAGCCAACCGTTTCTAACCCAAAGACGCAACTCGCCGGATAGGACCCCGTCGGAGCCAAGGGATACCGACCACTCCATGGTCAATCGATGGTCCGCTGTCTTACCCTTTTCCACGGAATAAACCGACAGTCCAGCCTCCGGAGATCCACCATAGAGGGTCTTCCCCGTCAAGGCCGCCGGGATCTCTCCGGGCTCGACCATCTGTCCCGGCAGATAGAACCACGGGTTGGACCCCGGAGGGGCCAGCCTTAAGGCGGGAGAGACGAAATTATCCAAGGTGGCAGGCTCGCTCGAACCTATGGGAAGATAGGTAAGCCAGACCAGCTCGGATCGCCAACCGAAATCCTCGAGCCAACGTCCGAGAAGGAGCGTCCTTTCCCATAGAGTCCAGGGCCCCTCGGAGGGAATCTCCTCCCTTATGAAACCGGCGCTGTGAGGTATGGTCATCCCCTCGACGGAACGCAGAAGCCTCTTGCCGGCCTTCACCTTGTCGCCGATCCTCTTCAACCCCTCCAGCTGAGATGGGAGAGGAGGAAGATCCAGCGCCTCGAGGGCACCCATATATTGGAGGAACGGCACCTTGCCGGACCTGAGACCGAAGGCGAGGTAGGGCTCCCCCATCTCCACCAGGGAGATCCTCTTATGAGCCGATAGATTGTAGACGGTCCAAAGATATTTGGTCGCCCCGGCTCGATCCGTTTTTTTAGGGGAATCGAGCCTGTTGCTCTGGACATATAACTCCGATCCCTGAGGCACAGACACGGAAAAACGCCCCTCCCACATGGGAAGATCCGAGGTCAACTTGACTATGCCGTCGACGGAGAACCTGCGGGCGTAGGTCTGTCGAAACTTCAGGACGAGGACGGCCTCGTCGGCGTCGCCCAGGTCCATTCGACAGACCGGATAGCCTTTTTCGTCCTCCAGTCTGTAGGGAAGGGACCTTATTTTCTCTCCCGACACGGGATCGAACAGGTCGGCCCTCTGTATCTTGAACTCTCCTGCGGCAGGAACCGACAGGATCGTCTCCGGCCAGTCCCTTCTCAGATCCTCCGTAACCATGACGACCCAGAGACTATCCCTGAACATAGCCCCGTCCGGAAGCAGGCCGTAATCCTCGTGACGCTGCCAGATCACAGCGGGGACATCTCCGTAGGTCTCAAGAGGAGGAGCCTCCTGGACCAGCCGTGGGATATCCACCTCCGCCGAGGCCTCCAGAGACAGTACCCACAAGAGCCCTATTACCATAAGACACAGGGACGGAAAAGTCTTTTTTCTCACGGACATCCTCCTAACGGCATAGATTTCAAGCGTTCCTACCACAGCAGTTTTTGTATTTCTTACCGCTGCCACAGGGGCATGGCTCGTTTCTCCCTATCTTTCTGCCCTGGCGACGGAAAGGCTCGTGACGGCCATCTCCCGCGTCGGACCCCGGGACGGGAGCTCCCCCCGGGGTCGGCAGAAAAAGGTCTCTGCTCTCCTTGACCTGGTTACGTCTAGGTACCCTCTCCTCCGATACGACCGCGACTCGGAACAGTAGCTGGGCTATAGACTCTCTGACCTGGGACATGGATTCCTGGAACAGAGAGTAGGACTCGAACTGATACTCCAGCAGGGGGTCCTTCTGACCGACCGCCCGAAGCCCTATACCCTGCCTCAAAGCGTCCATGGCCAGAAGATGTTCCTTCCAGCTGCCGTCCAGCACGTGGAGAGAGATAAAGCGGAACAGGTCTTTGCATACATCCTCGCCTAGCTTCTCCACTCTATCGTAGTAACGAGACTTCATATCGTCCAGTATAGCTTCCTTGGCCTCCGGAAGACCCTGTAGACTGTCCACTCCGTCAAGAGGAGCTTCCACCCCGGGCCAGAAGATAGCCTTCAGACGACTCTTCGCGCTCTCAGGATCCACATCGCCGTTCTCCGGAAAGGCCCGATCCAGGACGTCTTCCACGACTCCACCGACGATCTCCCATCCGTGAAGGACGACGTCCTCGTCGGAGAGAATCCTCTGTCTCTCGTCGTAGACCGCCTCCCTCTGACGGTTCATCACGTTGTCGTACATGAGGAGCTGGCGACGAATATCGTAGTGAAGCTGCTCCACCTTTTTCTGTGCCGACTCTATGGCCCTGGTCAAAAGACCGTGTTCTATGGCCTCCCCTTCCTCCAGCCCCAGCTTGCCCATTATCCCCTGGATTCTCTCCGACCCGAATAGCCTGAGAAGATCGTCCTCCAGGGAGAGAAAAAATCGGGAGCTGCCGGGGTCGCCCTGACGACCGGAACGGCCCCTCAGCTGGTTGTCTATGCGCCTGGCCTCGTGACGCTCCGTGCCGAGGATACATAGACCTCCTAGCTCCAGGACCCTTGCCTTTTCCTCGCTACAGGCTTTTTTATAGCTCTCCAAAAGCACCTCGTAACGTTCCGGAGACGAGTTGGGGTCGGCACCCTCCTTGCGAAGCTCTTCCTGGGCGAGATATTCCGGGTTACCTCCCAGCAATATGTCGGTCCCTCTACCGGCCATGTTGGTAGCCACCGTTACGGCTCCCAGCCTTCCCGCCTGAGCGACTATGAGAGATTCCTTCTCATGGTACTTCGCGTTCAGCACCTGATGAGGTACCTTTCTGGCCTTGAGCATCTTCGCCAGTCTCTCGGACTGATCCACCGACGTGGTACCGACTAGAATCGGTCGCCCCTCCGAAGACACAGTCTGTATCTCGTCGGCTACAGCGGCGAATTTCTCGGTTTTGGTACGGTAGACCTGATCGGCCATGTCGTCCCTTACCACAGGACGGTTCGTCGGTATCACCACGACCCCGAGACCGTATATCTCCTTGAACTCCTCGGCCTCGGTGGCGGCGGTACCGGTCATACCAGCTAGTTTTCTGTACATCCGGAAGTAATTCTGAAGGGTTATGGTGGCAAGGGTCTGGCTTTCCTTACCTATCTTGACCCCTTCCTTGGCCTCTATAGCCTGGTGCAGACCGTCGGAATAACGTCGACCGAACATCAGACGACCGGTGAACTCGTCTACTATTACGATCTCGCCCTCCTTGACCACGTAGTGGGTATCCCTCTGGAAGAGGGTCCTGGCCTTGATGGCCTGGAGGATCTTATGGGCCATGTCGGCGTGGGCCATGTCGGTGAACAGGTCGGGGGTCCCCAGCATCTCCTCGCATTTGGCTATCCCTCGAGAGGTCAGGGCCACGGAACGCTCCTTTTCGTCGTACTCGAAATCTCCGTCCGGTTCCGGTCTCTCCTGACCGTCCAGCATAGATGGCTTGACCTCGTTGGGGTCCTTCGCCACCCCAGATAGCCTGGAAGCTATCTGGTCCGCCCTGCTGTAGGGCTCCTCGCTGTCCTCAGAGGGACCGGATATTATGAGAGGCGTCCTGGCCTCGTCGATGAGTATCGAGTCCACCTCGTCGACTATGCAGAAATTATGGCCTCTTTGGACCATCTGAGTCTGGGAGAGCACCATGTTGTCTCGAAGGTAGTCGAAACCGAACTCGCTGTTGGTACCGTAGGTTATGTCCGCCTCGTAGGCCTTCCTACGCTCCTCTGGATCCATGAAGGAATAGATGACCCCTACGGACAGTCCCAAGGCGTTGTATAGGGGCTCCATCCAGGAGGCGTCCCTCTTCGCCAGATAGTCGTTCACAGTTATGACGTGGACACCCCGACCGGTCAGGGCATTGAGGATCACCGCAAGAGGGGCCACCAGGGTCTTTCCCTCTCCGGTCTTCATCTCGGCGATGTTACCCTCGTGAAGGGCTACGCCCCCCATGAGCTGCACATCGAAGTGGCGCAGTCCCAGATTTCTGACGGAGGCCTCCCTGACCATGGCGAACACCCGAGGCAGATGGCGATTCAGAGCATCTCGAAGATCCTGACCGTCCAGGGAAGACAGATCGGACTTAATCTCCTCTACCGCTCCGAGGATTTCCTCGTCGGATAGTTTCTGAACGGAGGATTCCAAGCCGCCGATCTCCTCCGCTATCTTACCGTAGCGCTTCAGGGCCCTCTCGTTGGGATCCAAACCGAGGACCTTCTTTAACTTGCCTAACAATACATCCACCTCAATCCAATAGTATCAGTCGGTATCGACTATAAGCTCCCATCCGTTGGCGAGATACACGGCACCGGACCAGACGGTCAGCAGGAGGGCCAACCACATAGCCGGAAAAGCCAAGGGAACGTTGAATATCATCATGCTTATCGCTACGATCTGCACTACCGTCTTGGCCTTTCCGGCCCAAGAGGCGGCGATCACGACTCCCTCCACCGCAGCAACCATCCTCAGACCGCTTACGACGAAATCCCTGGATACGATCACCACGACCATCCAAGCAGGAAGACGTCCTAGCTCCACCAGGGAGATCAAGGCCGCCACGACCAGGACCTTGTCGGACAGGGGGTCTATAAACTTTCCGAAGTTGGTCACGATCCCCTTTTTCCTGGCTATGTAGCCGTCGGCGGTATCTGTGAGGGCGGCTATTATGAAGACTACCCCGGCGAAAATATCCCCGTAGGTTATGTTAAGTCCGAGGTTCACCAGATAGGGTATATCGAGGTCTATCCTCACGGTGAGAAGGAATACGACCAACGGGGCCAGAAAGATCCTGGACAGGCTCAAAAGGTTAGGGACGTTCAAAGACGAGGGCATAGTACTGCCTCCTTAATAAGTGGTGAGCCCCAAAAGGGCCCGTATATTATGACACAAAAGACGAGACTGTACATACGCAAAGGGTACAAACGGACCTAGCCGAGAGTATAAAGCAGGAAGCCGGGGAAATCCCCGGCTTCCTGCTTTATCTTATAAACTCAAAGACGACGCTTAACCTCCCAGATAGGCCTCTTTTACCCTCGGATCGGCCAGCAGCTCCTGTCCCGGCCCCTCGAGGGAAACGGCACCGACCTCCAGAACGTAGGCGTAATGGGCTATCTTGAGAGCCGCGAAGGCGTTCTGCTCCACCAAAAGCACGGTCTTCCCCTGGGCGTTTATCTCCTCGATTATATCGAAGACCTCCTTGACCAAGAGGGGAGCCAGTCCCAGAGAGGGCTCGTCCAGCATTATGACGTTGGGCCGACTCATCAAAGCTCTCCCTACCGCCAGCATCTGCTGTTCGCCTCCGGAGAGGGTTCCTCCCTTCTGCCAGGATCTTTCCTTCAGCCTTGGGAAAAGCTCGTAAACCCAGTCTATATCCTTTTCCACTCCGTCTTTATCGGTCCTTATATATGCTCCCAAATGCAGGTTTTCCTCCACCGTG from Dethiosulfovibrio russensis carries:
- the rplI gene encoding 50S ribosomal protein L9 — its product is MKVILLEDVKKLGRKNEIVEVSDGYGRNFLFPRKLAVEADGANLKKLEEKRESSKRKDQQARSEAEEQRKHLQDRQVILAVTTGEGGRLFGSVTTAQIADGISKQFGISVDKKNVKMADAVKSLGSYPFTVKLYQGVDASMTLKVEAQ
- a CDS encoding YybS family protein, with protein sequence MNGTKSLVESSLLTGLAVVLFLAARFIPVAGIVLSLLCPAPLVVLGLRHRPQRAALALCVATAIVGLLGGPISSVSFFLGFGILGVGLGILAARFDKAVDIMLYGIVLSLVSKLILMSVLTWITGVNPFDPDVEQLRATMTKVFSLYGGGGESIEGVKTQMEMTLKAIPLMFPAMITMASALDCLLSYVVSRRILLRIGGGSLPPVPPFGSWRFPKSLFWAFALSVLLLVFESSMKDPLLSRVGLNLRLLVSMLFMIQGMAVGWDYMDFRGVGKGWRYALVTLAVLIPLLSQVAVVAGLLDIWIDLRKKYRR
- the rpsR gene encoding 30S ribosomal protein S18, whose product is MAFGGNKRRGKRRPKVCFYCVDKIDSVDYKDVDRLRKYISERGKIVPRRVTGNCANHQRQLTVALKRARYMALLPYSAE
- a CDS encoding single-stranded DNA-binding protein — protein: MARGFNKVILMGNLAKDPQIRYTASKQAVATFSVAVNRSWKGKNGELQESVDFIPVVVWGAQAENCERYLSKGRPVLVEGRIQVRNYDDKSGQRRWVTEVVANDITFLPSGGRRDDRPSSQGDYDGGHRNDGDQGQPRSFRDDFGGGDFPMDISEMGSTADEDEADIPF
- the rpsF gene encoding 30S ribosomal protein S6; amino-acid sequence: MRPYEMMVLLEADLEDHSAELDGIKEVIAKLGGDVDKVDIWGKRRLAYPIDKRTEGYYALVYFKLDPSKQKEMTRLLSLRTAIVRNLVIRLDQE
- a CDS encoding septum formation initiator, with amino-acid sequence MPRLRWILFWAMVALFFAVFSTAMIRERRRVAELSQAVSIKEDELRKLSDDLERSRQKLEFYGTDKGKARLARDQFNLVFPGERIYRLSVESDDVLPESGR
- the argS gene encoding arginine--tRNA ligase, which encodes MADVTTILRDLIGEALSDMARQKEVSSDLLPEVHLERPKREDQGDWATNVAMQACKLLGEKPRDLAAMVVDRLKDDEHIRSVEVAGPGFINFFLADRWIGNVISSVLSSGDDYGRCDLGKGRKVQVEFVSANPTGPLHVGHGRGAAVGDIVGNILDFSGWKVEKEYYVNDAGLQMSNLGKSTQSRYFELLGQADKAPFPEDGYKGDYIYDLARQVMDDHGDEYLSVDLEESLPFFRDFSSRVILDGIKADLERFGVTFNCWFSEKSLYENDQVPDTVEALRKRGYSYEEDGAIWFRSTDFGDDKDRVLFRSNGVPTYFASDVAYHKNKFDRGFDLAIDVWGADHHGYVPRMRAAVEALGKSPDDNFAVTLIQFVNLLRDGEQVSMSTRSGQFVTLSDVIDEVGVDATRFYFVMRRSDSHLDFDLELAKRESSDNPVFYVQYANARIASITRNLSDKGVAMPSVDELDESLISSSEEKKLITRLSMFPEEVEKAAIEMAPHRIVNYVHDLAGDFHSFYNAHRVLDENPSRPSRILLVKATHIVLTNALRILGISAPERM
- the secA gene encoding preprotein translocase subunit SecA, whose product is MLGKLKKVLGLDPNERALKRYGKIAEEIGGLESSVQKLSDEEILGAVEEIKSDLSSLDGQDLRDALNRHLPRVFAMVREASVRNLGLRHFDVQLMGGVALHEGNIAEMKTGEGKTLVAPLAVILNALTGRGVHVITVNDYLAKRDASWMEPLYNALGLSVGVIYSFMDPEERRKAYEADITYGTNSEFGFDYLRDNMVLSQTQMVQRGHNFCIVDEVDSILIDEARTPLIISGPSEDSEEPYSRADQIASRLSGVAKDPNEVKPSMLDGQERPEPDGDFEYDEKERSVALTSRGIAKCEEMLGTPDLFTDMAHADMAHKILQAIKARTLFQRDTHYVVKEGEIVIVDEFTGRLMFGRRYSDGLHQAIEAKEGVKIGKESQTLATITLQNYFRMYRKLAGMTGTAATEAEEFKEIYGLGVVVIPTNRPVVRDDMADQVYRTKTEKFAAVADEIQTVSSEGRPILVGTTSVDQSERLAKMLKARKVPHQVLNAKYHEKESLIVAQAGRLGAVTVATNMAGRGTDILLGGNPEYLAQEELRKEGADPNSSPERYEVLLESYKKACSEEKARVLELGGLCILGTERHEARRIDNQLRGRSGRQGDPGSSRFFLSLEDDLLRLFGSERIQGIMGKLGLEEGEAIEHGLLTRAIESAQKKVEQLHYDIRRQLLMYDNVMNRQREAVYDERQRILSDEDVVLHGWEIVGGVVEDVLDRAFPENGDVDPESAKSRLKAIFWPGVEAPLDGVDSLQGLPEAKEAILDDMKSRYYDRVEKLGEDVCKDLFRFISLHVLDGSWKEHLLAMDALRQGIGLRAVGQKDPLLEYQFESYSLFQESMSQVRESIAQLLFRVAVVSEERVPRRNQVKESRDLFLPTPGGAPVPGSDAGDGRHEPFRRQGRKIGRNEPCPCGSGKKYKNCCGRNA
- the pgsA gene encoding CDP-diacylglycerol--glycerol-3-phosphate 3-phosphatidyltransferase, whose product is MPSSLNVPNLLSLSRIFLAPLVVFLLTVRIDLDIPYLVNLGLNITYGDIFAGVVFIIAALTDTADGYIARKKGIVTNFGKFIDPLSDKVLVVAALISLVELGRLPAWMVVVIVSRDFVVSGLRMVAAVEGVVIAASWAGKAKTVVQIVAISMMIFNVPLAFPAMWLALLLTVWSGAVYLANGWELIVDTD
- a CDS encoding ABC transporter ATP-binding protein — its product is MLKIKNLNVHYGGIHAVKDVSIHVPEGKIVTLIGANGAGKSSTIRAISGLLKQTSGEVVYNGAGNVNLLKKTPEEVVRAGVVMCPEGRRILPHLTVEENLHLGAYIRTDKDGVEKDIDWVYELFPRLKERSWQKGGTLSGGEQQMLAVGRALMSRPNVIMLDEPSLGLAPLLVKEVFDIIEEINAQGKTVLLVEQNAFAALKIAHYAYVLEVGAVSLEGPGQELLADPRVKEAYLGG